Genomic window (Candidatus Thermoplasmatota archaeon):
GTTATCGAACCATCCTTCAGAACAACCCATCGCAGACTATCACCGTTTTTTAATTTCAAGAGTTCAACGACTTCTGCAGGTACTGTTATTCGCCGTCGAGATCCCCGGATTGTTATTGCTGTTTCTTTGATACATTTGACATCATCGAGTTCAATTTTCATAGGCATCACCTTTTAACTAATATCTC
Coding sequences:
- a CDS encoding AbrB/MazE/SpoVT family DNA-binding domain-containing protein, with translation MKIELDDVKCIKETAITIRGSRRRITVPAEVVELLKLKNGDSLRWVVLKDGSITLYRVKQ